From a single Arachis hypogaea cultivar Tifrunner chromosome 3, arahy.Tifrunner.gnm2.J5K5, whole genome shotgun sequence genomic region:
- the LOC112774017 gene encoding uncharacterized protein, which produces MSKFKTIDTFFKRKDQENEDASTITTPILEGSSNFITSSSSLNSSKRPRLLPNQLDVFRLERDPGMRPMIWKFPPNKRDEIRRAYIKVGPNQPILDNYPFSGDKSHRRFQASWFKLFPSWLEYSIEDDAIYCFPCFLFAKEPSINTGSNAFIENGFRNWKKVNSGKECALLNHIGKEDMMKAKVQATELKFLGSYNERVKQNVLENAPKNAKYTSNDVQKEILHILATKVRNSIREEIGDAKFCIIVDEARDESKKEQMAIVLRFVTLDGFVKERFFDLVHVTDTCATTLKKELISVLSHYNLQVENIRGKGYDGASNMRGEWNGLQALFLKDSPQAYYVHCFAHRLQLALVAASREVLQIHEFFTQLNSIVTIVSASSKRHDQLQEAQAIENANLVAQNELETGKGANQISTLQRAGDTRWSSHFNSICSLVKMFTATNIVLNNIIEDGTTYAQRGEAYGVSKILLSFEFVFTLHLMKEIMGITNVLCQALQQQSQDILNAMHIVSTSKLLLQQLRDGGWCNFFANVKDFCEKHEIEVPNMSAQYVFGRGRSRQPSVTVEHHYRIDVFLATIDSQIQELNSRFNEQTIELLTLSCALDPKDNFKSFNIEEISKLAEKFYPLDFPSNELNILKSQLQHYQHDIPNHLKGIGTISELCNKL; this is translated from the exons ATGAGTAAGTTCAAAaccattgatacattttttaaaagaaaagatcaagagaatgaagatgcttCTACTATTACTACTCCAATACTTGAGGGGTCATCAAATTTCATTACTTCAAGTTCTTCATTGAATAGCTCAAAGCGTCCACGACTTCTTCCAAATCAACTGGATGTTTTTCGTTTGGAAAGAGATCCTGGAATGCGACCAATGATTTGGAAGTTTCCTCCAAATAAAAGAGATGAAATCCGTCGGGCTTATATTAAAGTTGGGCCAAATCAGCCAATTCTTGATAATTATCCATTTTCTGGTGATAAAAGTCATCGTCGCTTTCAAGCTTCATGGTTTAAATTGTTCCCATCTTGGTTAGAATATTCTATAGAAGATGATGCTATATATTGTTTTccgtgctttctttttgctaaggaaCCTTCAATCAATACGGGTTCAAATGCTTTTATTGAGAATGGTTtcaggaattggaagaaagtaaataGTGGAAAAGAATGTGCTCTTTTGAATCACATTGGCAAAG AGGACATGATGAAAGCCAAAGTTCAAGCAACAGAGTTAAAATTTTTGGGATCTTACAATGAAAGAGTGAAACAGAATGTTTTGGAAAATGCTCCAAAAAATGCTAAGTATACTTCAAATGATGTCCAAAAAGAAATTCTACATATTCTTGCTACTAAGGTGAGAAATTCAATTAGAGAAGAGATTGGAGATGCcaaattttgtattattgttgATGAAGCTAGAGATGAATCTAAAAAGGAGCAAATGGCCATTGTTTTGAGATTTGTTACTCTAGATGGTTTTGTTAAAGAGAGATTTTTTGATCTTGTGCATGTCACTGATACTTGTGCAACAACTTTAAAGAAAGAATTGATTTCTGTCCTTTCTCATTATAATCTCCAAGTTGAAAATATTAGGGGTAAAGGGTATGATGGTGCTAGCAACATGCGGGGTGAGTGGAATGGTTTGCAAGCTTTGTTTCTTAAAGATTCTCCACAAGCATACTATGTGCATTGTTTTGCTCATAGGTTACAATTAGCATTGGTGGCAGCTTCAAGAGAGGtacttcaaattcatgaattttttactCAATTAAACTCTATTGTCACTATTGTTAGTGCTTCTTCAAAAAGACATGATCAATTACAAGAAgctcaagcaattgaaaatgcAAACTTGGTTGCTCAAAATGAATTAGAAACAGGCAAAGGTGCGAATCAAATAAGCACTTTACAAAGAGCTGGGGATACTCGATGGAGctctcactttaattctatttgcagTTTGGTAAAAATGTTTACTGCTACCAATATTGTTCTCAATAATATCATTGAAGACGGGACAACTTATGCACAAAGAGGTGAGGCTTATggtgttagtaaaatattattgtcatttgaatttgttttcacTTTGCACTTGATGAAAGAGATTATGGGAATCACTAATGTCCTTTGCCAAGCACTGCAACAACAATCTCAAGATATTCTTAATGCAATGCATATTGTTTCTACATCAAAGTTACTTCTTCAACAATTAAGAGATGGTGGATGGTGCAATTTTTTTGCAAATGTTAAAGATTTTTgtgaaaaacatgaaattgaagTCCCTAATATGAGTGCACAATATGtttttggaagaggtcgatctcgTCAACCAAGTGTGACAGTTGAGCATCATTATCGAATAGATGTATTCTTGGCAACAATTGACTCTCAAATACAAGAGTTGAATAGTAGATTTAATGAGCAAACAATAGAGCTTTTGACTTTGAGTTGTGCTTTGGATCCTAAGGACAATTTCAAATCATTCAATATTGAAGAAATCAGCAAGTTAGCAGAGAAGTTTTATCCCCTTGACTTTCCTTCTAATGagctaaatattttgaaatctcaGTTGCAACATTATCAGCATGATATACCAAATCATTTGAAAGGCATTGGTACAATTTCTGAATTGTGCAACAAGTTGTAA
- the LOC112774033 gene encoding uncharacterized protein, producing the protein MKFRTDDGSVGTIHGDREVAAECDNTSLALRKKSRDAAGIFLADLDARQDGQPRPEQEGDMEKLQIGPTKEEYTFINRNLPYDLKEELSQLLKQNRDWETLYLYLSITEEALAAALIWENENKEQKPVYFISKVLQDAEARYSRLEKLAFALLTTSRCLRQYFQAHPVTVRTDQAVKQVLQKPDLAGRMLAWSIKLSQFQIKFEPRNAIKAQALTDFVAEMTPEKLAPEPWKLHVDGSSNSTHGGAGIILESQNGITIEHSVRYEFPVSNNQAEYEALLAGLTLAREVGAKALEVNTDSQVVSSQINGSYQARDPLLQQYLTKVNKLKEGFESITIQHVPRERNARADLLSKLASTKPGHGNKLLIQEVVRSPSVSTTINTHLTSSNRESWTYPILQYLIDGTLLPDPKEGKRIKREAANYTIVAGQLYKRGFSQPLLKCIEPGDTEYILREIHEGCCEKSCDKCQRHANIHQAAPHQLSTISAERPFGTWGIDLVGLFPTAPGQLRYLIVAIDYYTKWIEAEPLASITATQCRKFFWRQIITRFGIPEVVISDNGTQFSDKKFREFLEGLHISHRFSSVEHPQTNGQVESANKIIVKGLKKRLDEAKGIWADELGSVLWSYRTTPQTTTGETPFRLTYGVEAVIPVEIGDPSPRKTVGGNDEEAERDLIDEERSIAHIKELALKQRISLRYNHSVIRREFAADDLVLRRNDIGPPTPGEGKLTPNWEGPYRIKAVIGKGAYKLERLNGNEIPRTWNAAKLRRYYT; encoded by the exons ATGAAGTTCAGAACCGACGACGGCTCCGTCGGTACCATTCACGGAGACCGAGAGGTCGCAGccgaatgcgacaacaccagcctcGCCCTAAGGAAAAAATCTCGGGATGCGGCCGGAATATTCCTAGCCGACCTAGATGCACGACAAGACGGCCAACCTAGGCCAGAACaagaaggagacatggaaaaGCTACAAATAGGGCCAACCAAAGAGGAATACACATTCATTAACAGAAACCTCCCGTACGATCTTAAAGAAGAACTCTCCCAACTCCTGAAACAGAATAGAGACT GGGAAACGCTTTACCTGTACCTCTCCATAACAGAGGAGGCACTCGCAGCAGCTCTCATCTGGGAAAACGAGAACAAAGAGCAAAAGCCCgtatacttcataagcaaagtctTACAGGATGCAGAAGCTCGCTATTCACGCTTAGAAAAGCTAGCTTTCGCACTCCTTACGACCTCCCGGTGCCTGCGgcaatacttccaagctcacccCGTGACGGTCCGAACCGACCAGGCGGTCAAACAAGTATTACAGAAACCCGACCTAGCAGGAAGAATGTTAGCATGGTCCATCAAGTTATCCCAATTCCAAATCAAGTTCGAACCCCGGAACGCTATCAAAGCACAAGCCTTGACCGATTTCGTCGCCGAAATGACTCCGGAAAAACTCGCCCCTGAACCATGGAAACTACACGTCGACGGCTCGTCAAACTCCACTCACGGAGGAGCCGGAATCATACTCGAAAGCCAAAACGGGATCACAATTGAACATTCAGTACGATACGAATTTCCAGTATCaaataaccaagcagaatacgaggccctctTAGCAGGACTAACCCTAGCCCGGGAAGTCGGTGCAAAGGCCCTAGAGGTAAATACCGATTCCCAGGTAGTCAGCTCCCAAAtcaatggaagctaccaggcacGAGATCCCCTGCTCCAACAATACCTCACCAAGGTAAACAAACTGAAAGAAGGGTTCGAAAGCATTACCATACAGCATGTCCCCAGGGAACGAAACGCCAGGGCAGACCTACTTTCCAAGCTAGCCAGTACCAAACCGGGACACGGTAACAAGTTGCTAATTCAGGAGGTCGTCAGATCGCCTTCTGTGTCAACAACAATCAACACTCACCTAACATCTTCAAATCGAGAGTCTTGGACGTACCCTATCTTACAATACCTCATCGACGGAACCCTGCTGCCAGACCCGAAAGAGGGAAAGAGAATAAAAAGGGAAGCCGCCAACTATACCATCGTAGCAGGACAACTATACAAACGTGGATTCTCGCAACCCCTACTCAAATGTATCGAACCCGGGGACACGGAGTACATACTCCGAGAAATCCATGAAGGCTGCTGCG AAAAAAGCTGTGACAAATGCCAAAGACACGCCAATATCCACCAAGCCGCCCCACACCAACTCAGCACCATATCGGCAGAACGGCCGTTCGGCACTTGGGGGATCGACCTCGTCGGACTCTTCCCTACGGCACCCGGCCAACTCAGATATCTCATTGTCGCcattgactactacaccaaatggatcgaGGCCGAACCTCTGGCCTCCATAACGGCGACCCAATGTCGGAAATTCTTTTGGCGACAGATCATCACCCGATTCGGAATCCCCGAggtcgtcatctcggacaacggaacccagttttccgacaaaaaattcaGAGAGTTCTTAGAAGGATTACACATATCCCATCGCTTCAGCTCagtagaacacccccaaacaaacggacagGTGGAATCCGCAAACAAAATAATCGTTAAAGGACTCAAGAAACGACTTGACGAAGCCAAAGGAATATGGGCAGACGAATTAGGGTCGGTTCTATGGTCGTATCGAACAACACCCCAAACGACCACGGGGGAAACGCCTTTCCGATTAACATACGGCGTAGAAGCAGTCATCCCAGTAGAAATCGGGGACCCCAGCCCCAGGAAAACGGTCGGGGGTAACGACGAAgaagcagaacgagacctcaTTGACGAAGAAAGAAGCATAGCTCACATCAAAGAGTTAGCGCTCAAACAAAGAATCAGCCTAAGATACAATCACAGCGTTATCCGACGAGAATTCGCGGCCGATgacctcgtcctacgacgaaACGATATCGGTCCCCCGACTCCAGGAGAAGGAAAACTCACccccaactgggaaggaccatacagaatcAAGGCCGTAATCGGAAAAGGAGCATACAAACTCGAACGGCTCAACGGCAACGAAATCCCGAGGACATGGAACGCCGCCAAACTACGACGATACTACACCTAG
- the LOC112789765 gene encoding equilibrative nucleotide transporter 3 — protein IVHYWHDQQGKHTAIAVCWLLGNGCLFAWNSMLTITDYYSILFPRYHPSRVLTLVYQPFAVGTIATLAYNEERINTRFWNLFGYILFFVATLLVLVIDLATSGRGGIGTFIGICAVGGAFGIADAHVQGGMVGDLSYMHPELLQSFLAGGAASGVLTSALRLVTKAAFENSKDGLRKEALLFFAITTFFELLCVLLYAFVFPKVPIVKYYRSKAASEGAKTVSADLAAAGIQTSSDNEDVKKQERKGKKQLLMENTDYAIDLFLIYSLTLSIFPGFLSEDTGKHSLGDWYALVLIAMYNGFDLIGRYIPLVKCIKMESRKLLTTTIVCRILLIPAFYFTAKYGDQGWMMLLTSFLGLSNGYLTVCVLTSAPKGYKGPEQNALGNILVSFLLAGIFVGVTLDWLWLIGKGW, from the exons ATTGTTCATTATTGGCATGATCAACAGGGAAAGCATACAGCAATAGCAGTGTGTTGGCTTCTTGGAAATGGATGTCTTTTCGCATGGAACAGTATGCTCACAATAACAGATTACTACTCTATCTTGTTTCCG AGATACCACCCCTCAAGAGTTCTTACTCTTGTATACCAGCCATTTGCAGTTGGAACGATTGCAACACTTGCCTACAACGAAGAAAGAATAAACACAAGATTTTGGAACCTATTTGGATACATTCTTTTCTTCGTAGCCACTCTTTTGGTGTTAGTT ATAGATTTAGCAACATCTGGTAGAGGAGGAATTGGAACTTTCATTGGTATATGTGCAGTAGGTGGTGCATTTGGAATAGCAGATGCTCATGTCCAAGGTGGAATGGTGGGAGACCTTTCATATATGCATCCTGAATTGCTTCAG TCTTTTCTTGCTGGTGGAGCAGCATCGGGTGTATTAACTTCTGCTTTGAGGTTAGTTACAAAAGCTGCATTTGAGAACTCCAAAGATGGTCTTCGCAAAGAAGCAC TTCTGTTCTTTGCCATAACAACATTCTTTGAGCTTCTTTGTGTCCTTCTCTATGCATTTGTGTTTCCCAAAGTACCAATTGTGAAATATTACCGATCAAAAGCAGCATCAGAAGGAGCAAAAACTGTTTCAGCTGATCTTGCAGCCGCTGGCATTCAGACCTCATCT gaCAATGAAGATGTAAAGAAACAAGAGCGCAAAGGAAAGAAGCAATTGTTAATGGAGAACACTGATTATGCAATTGATTTGTTCCTCATATATTCTCTAACATTGTCTATCTTCCCTGGATTCTTGTCAGAAGACACTGGAAAACATAGTTTGGGCGATTG GTATGCTCTTGTTTTGATTGCCATGTACAATGGGTTTGACTTAATCGGAAGATACATTCCCCTAGTGAAATGCATTAAAATGGAGTCTCGAAAGTTGCTCACAACAACAATAGTTTGTCGTATCTTACTTATACCGGCATTTTATTTCACTGCAAAGTATGGTGACCAAGGTTGGATGATGTTGTTGACATCTTTCTTGGGATTATCAAATGGTTATCTCACTGTCTGTGTTCTTACTAGTGCACCCAAAGGTTACAAG gGACCAGAGCAAAATGCCTTGGGAAACATATTGGTGTCGTTTCTTCTTGCAGGCATTTTTGTTGGGGTAACACTTGATTGGTTGTGGTTAATAGGTAAAGGGTGGTGA
- the LOC112774049 gene encoding uncharacterized protein — MSKFKTIDTFFKRKDQENEDASTITTPILEGSSNFITSSSSLNSSKRPRLLPNQLDVFRLERDPGMRPMIWKFPPNKRDEIRRAYIKVGPNQPILDNYPFSGDKSHRRFQASWFKLFPSWLEYSIEDDAIYCFPCFLFAKEPSINTGSNAFIENGFRNWKKVNSGKECALLNHIGKGPNSFHHKALKSCDDLMKQSQHIDRLLHKQTSEEIEKNRIRLGASIDCIRWLTFQGCAYRGHDESQSSSNRGNFLEMLKFLGSYNERVKQNVLENAPKNAKYTSNDVQKEILHILATKVRNSIREEIGDAKFCIIVDEARDESKKEQMAIVLKFVTLDGFVKERFFDLVHVTDTCATTLKKELISVLSHYNLQVENIRGKGYDGASNMRGEWNGLQALFLKDSPQAYYVHCFAHRLQLALVAASREVLQIHEFFTQLNSIVTIVSASSKRHDQLQEAQAIENANLVAQNELETGKGANQISTLQRAGDTRWSSHFNSICSLVKMFTATNIVLNNIIEDGTTYAQRGEAYGVSKILLSFEFVFTLHLMKEIMGITNVLCQALQQQSQDILNAMHIVSTSKLLLQQLRDGGWCNFFANVKDFCEKHEIEVPNMSAQYVFGRGRSRQPSVTVEHHYRIDVFLATIDSQIQELNSRFNEQTIELLTLSCALDPKDNFKSFNIEEISKLAEKFYPLDFPSNELNILKSQLQHYQHDIPNHLKGIGTISELCNKL; from the coding sequence ATGAGTAAGTTCAAAaccattgatacattttttaaaagaaaagatcaagagaatgaagatgcttCTACTATTACTACTCCAATACTTGAGGGGTCATCAAATTTCATTACTTCAAGTTCTTCATTGAATAGCTCAAAGCGTCCACGACTTCTTCCAAATCAACTGGATGTTTTTCGTTTGGAAAGAGATCCTGGAATGCGACCAATGATTTGGAAGTTTCCTCCAAATAAAAGAGATGAAATCCGTCGGGCTTATATTAAAGTTGGGCCAAATCAGCCAATTCTTGATAATTATCCATTTTCTGGTGATAAAAGTCATCGTCGCTTTCAAGCTTCATGGTTTAAATTGTTCCCATCTTGGTTAGAATATTCTATAGAAGATGATGCTATATATTGTTTTccgtgctttctttttgctaaggaaCCTTCAATCAATACGGGTTCAAATGCTTTTATTGAGAATGGTTtcaggaattggaagaaagtaaataGTGGAAAAGAATGTGCTCTTTTGAATCACATTGGCAAAGGTCCTAACTCATTCCATCATAAGGCGCTGAAATCATGTGATGATTTGATGAAACAATCACAACATATTGACAGACTTCTTCATAAGCAAACATCAGAAGAGATTGAAAAGAATCGAATTCGACTAGGAGCATCTATAGATTGCATTAGATGGTTGACATTTCAAGGTTGTGCATACAGAGGACATGATGAAAGCCAAAGTTCAAGCAACAGAGGTAACTTTTTggaaatgttaaaatttttgggatCTTACAATGAAAGAGTGAAACAGAATGTTTTGGAAAATGCTCCAAAAAATGCTAAGTATACTTCAAATGATGTCCAAAAAGAAATTCTACATATTCTTGCTACTAAGGTGAGAAATTCAATTAGAGAAGAGATTGGAGATGCcaaattttgtattattgttgATGAAGCTAGAGATGAATCTAAAAAGGAGCAAATGGCCATTGTTTTGAAATTTGTTACTCTAGATGGTTTTGTTAAAGAGAGATTTTTTGATCTTGTGCATGTCACTGATACTTGTGCAACAACTTTAAAGAAAGAATTGATTTCTGTCCTTTCTCATTATAATCTCCAAGTTGAAAATATTAGGGGTAAAGGGTATGATGGTGCTAGCAACATGCGGGGTGAGTGGAATGGTTTGCAAGCTTTGTTTCTTAAAGATTCTCCACAAGCATACTATGTGCATTGTTTTGCTCATAGGTTACAATTAGCATTGGTGGCAGCTTCAAGAGAGGtacttcaaattcatgaattttttactCAATTAAACTCTATTGTCACTATTGTTAGTGCTTCTTCAAAAAGACATGATCAATTACAAGAAgctcaagcaattgaaaatgcAAACTTGGTTGCTCAAAATGAATTAGAAACAGGCAAAGGTGCGAATCAAATAAGCACTTTACAAAGAGCTGGGGATACTCGATGGAGctctcactttaattctatttgcagTTTGGTAAAAATGTTTACTGCTACCAATATTGTTCTCAATAATATCATTGAAGACGGGACAACTTATGCACAAAGAGGTGAGGCTTATggtgttagtaaaatattattgtcatttgaatttgttttcacTTTGCACTTGATGAAAGAGATTATGGGAATCACTAATGTCCTTTGCCAAGCACTGCAACAACAATCTCAAGATATTCTTAATGCAATGCATATTGTTTCTACATCAAAGTTACTTCTTCAACAATTAAGAGATGGTGGATGGTGCAATTTTTTTGCAAATGTTAAAGATTTTTgtgaaaaacatgaaattgaagTCCCTAATATGAGTGCACAATATGtttttggaagaggtcgatctcgTCAACCAAGTGTGACAGTTGAGCATCATTATCGAATAGATGTATTCTTGGCAACAATTGACTCTCAAATACAAGAGTTGAATAGTAGATTTAATGAGCAAACAATAGAGCTTTTGACTTTGAGTTGTGCTTTGGATCCTAAGGACAATTTCAAATCATTCAATATTGAAGAAATCAGCAAGTTAGCAGAGAAGTTTTATCCCCTTGACTTTCCTTCTAATGagctaaatattttgaaatctcaGTTGCAACATTATCAGCATGATATACCAAATCATTTGAAAGGCATTGGTACAATTTCTGAATTGTGCAACAAGTTGTAA